A window of the Dioscorea cayenensis subsp. rotundata cultivar TDr96_F1 chromosome 14, TDr96_F1_v2_PseudoChromosome.rev07_lg8_w22 25.fasta, whole genome shotgun sequence genome harbors these coding sequences:
- the LOC120276125 gene encoding uncharacterized protein LOC120276125: MMMSKKEKERRSNEVRDWSSIPKLSLSFISSQLDPISHVFFRSTCSAWRAFSPHPKLPLIILANHTIIKRYTSMTFFNIDFNLLFCLPNCSFEFSSHFCIYSYGYHGILVFHINPITGHQIKLPKHNAQYRKNKKFRALHFQINLALSAPPTDPQCVFVAISRSHNQVDVCKMSSISWKIFLSDECQFKDIVFYKGYFYLCSNKALYRLDLEANGGTGMIVNVPLALPVLDSSKIDKVFYDKFLMKTYLVKLSGYLHMVLMYYDSGKDTSYEFLKVNFEKERLEMMQLGIEDLMFLGISLGIGTNARRYKGCRNKGMFLTKLTYDMEEPGVFCVENLNIKCYLKEFHGIDQ; this comes from the exons ATGATGATGTCCAAGAAAGAGAAGGAGCGGCGTAGCAATGAAGTACGAGACTGGTCCTCTATTCCGAAGCTTTCTCTCTCCTTCatctcatctcaactcgaccCCATCTCCCACGTCTTCTTCCGTTCCACTTGCTCTGCATGGCGCGCCTTCTCCCCACATCCAAAACTTCCCCTCATCATCCTCGCCAACCACACCATCATAAAACGCTACACCTCCATGACCTTCTTCAACATCGATTTCAACCTTCTTTTCTGTCTTCCAAACTGCTCGTTTGAGTTTAGCTCCCACTTCTGCATCTACTCCTATGGATATCAT GGCATACTAGTATTTCACATCAATCCCATCACTGGCCACCAAATCAAGCTCCCTAAGCACAACGCACAGTATCGAAAAAATAAGAAGTTTAGAGCTCTTCACTTTCAGATAAATCTTGCACTCTCTGCCCCACCAACCGATCCACAATGTGTCTTTGTGGCCATCTCACGGTCTCACAATCAAGTTGACGTCTGCAAGATGAGTAGCATTTCATGGAAAATATTCTTGTCTGATGAGTGTCAATTTAAGGACATTGTCTTTTACAAGGGTTATTTCTACTTGTGTTCCAATAAGGCACTTTATCGTCTTGATCTTGAAGCCAATGGTGGTACTGGAATGATTGTTAATGTCCCACTGGCATTACCAGTACTAGACTCAAGTAAGATTGATAAGGTCTTTTATGACAAGTTTCTGATGAAGACTTATCTGGTCAAGTTATCTGGCTATCTTCATATGGTCCTTATGTATTATGACAGTGGGAAGGATACTTCTTATGAGTTCTTGAAGGTGAACTTTGAGAAGGAAAGGCTTGAAATGATGCAGCTTGGAATAGAGGATTTGATGTTCTTGGGGATTAGTTTGGGTATTGGAACCAATGCAAGGAGGTACAAAGGATGCAGGAATAAGGGTATGTTCTTGACTAAGTTGACATATGACATGGAAGAGCCTGGTGTGTTTTGTGTtgagaatttaaatattaaatgttatCTCAAGGAGTTCCATGGTATTGATCAGTGA
- the LOC120276126 gene encoding uncharacterized protein LOC120276126, with protein MTSKKQKKPSTNEVRDWSSLPKLPLSIIASQLDAIAHVFFRSTCTTWSTISPRPKLPFVILANHTNLQRRTSVMFFDIDINLLIHLPKSSFEFGSIFCGSSHGYLAFLDPASKLYLINPITGHQILLPKHSAQYRKNKKFRGLHFQVKLALSAPPTDPQCVFAAISRSHNQVDVFKMSSISWKTLLSDGCHFSDIVFYKGYFYLCSNKALYRLDLEANGGTGMIVNVPLALPVDSVDIGESFYDIFQRLTYLVELSGYLHMVRMHVDGEDTYYEFLKVDFEKERLEMVKLGVEDLMFLGISLGIGTNAKRYQGCRNESMFLTKLTNDSEEPGVFCAEKPDINCYLEEFHGIDQWDTLGWLVPNFSL; from the coding sequence ATGACGTCCAAGAAGCAGAAGAAGCCAAGTACTAATGAAGTGCGAGACTGGTCCTCTCTTCCCAAGCTTCCTCTCTCCATCATCGCATCTCAACTTGACGCAATCGCCCACGTCTTCTTCCGTTCCACCTGCACCACCTGGAGCACCATCTCCCCACGTCCAAAACTCCCCTTCGTCATCCTCGCCAACCATACCAACTTGCAACGCCGCACCTCAGTTATGTTCTTTGACATCGACATCAACCTTCTCATCCACCTCCCCAAATCTTCCTTCGAGTTTGGCTCTATCTTCTGCGGCTCCTCCCATGGCTATCTTGCCTTTCTTGATCCTGCCTCCAAGCTATACCTCATCAACCCCATCACCGGCCACCAAATCTTGCTCCCTAAGCACAGTGCACAGTACCGAAAAAATAAGAAGTTTAGAGGTCTTCATTTTCAGGTAAAGCTTGCACTCTCTGCCCCACCAACCGATCCACAATGTGTCTTTGCGGCCATCTCACGGTCTCACAATCAAGTTGACGTCTTCAAGATGAGCAGCATTTCATGGAAAACACTCTTGTCTGATGGGTGTCACTTTAGTGACATTGTCTTTTACAAGGGTTATTTCTACTTGTGTTCCAATAAGGCACTTTACCGTCTTGATCTTGAAGCCAATGGTGGGACTGGAATGATTGTTAATGTCCCACTGGCATTGCCAGTGGACTCAGTTGATATCGGTGAGTCCTTTTATGACATTTTTCAGAGGTTGACTTATCTGGTCGAGTTATCTGGCTATCTTCATATGGTCCGAATGCATGTGGATGGGGAGGATACTTATTATGAGTTCTTGAAGGTGGATTTTGAGAAGGAGAGGCTTGAAATGGTAAAGCTTGGAGTAGAAGATTTGATGTTCTTGGGGATTAGTTTGGGTATTGGAACCAACGCAAAGAGGTACCAAGGATGCAGGAATGAGAGTATGTTCTTGACTAAGTTGACAAATGATTCTGAAGAGCCTGGTGTGTTTTGTGCCGAGAAGCCAGATATTAATTGTTATCTCGAGGAGTTCCATGGTATTGATCAGTGGGATACTCTTGGTTGGCTAGTTCCAAATTTTTCTTTGTAG